The following is a genomic window from Manihot esculenta cultivar AM560-2 chromosome 9, M.esculenta_v8, whole genome shotgun sequence.
AAACAGGACTGCCAAATGGCATCTGCCTCATTCTGTGAAGTAACAAATCCAAACGCGTTGGCAGCAGAGAAGGGTGCAGTTCATGCTGAGAGTTTTTCTCCAGAAAAAATTGTAGAAATGAACTGTGGAAATTCTGAAGAGATGACAGAGCATGTGCATGTTCCAATTAAGAATCTAGATTCAGAATCTCCTGTCTGTTCATTGTCAGGTCATTTGACAAGCCTTTCCTCAGAGGATTTATGCATGGTTCTCAAGCATTATTATGGtcttgatcttcaagatgaAAATGAAAAGCAATTACCTGCTGACGCGTACTTTGGTTCTGCTCGCTTGTGGCCGTGGGAGGTTATTTACTATAGGAGGTTGAAGAAGGGTGCTATTTCTGTTGAGAACTATTCCAGGCGAGTTGATCAGAATAGGGAATTTGGTATAGTTGACAGATATATCAGAAGTAGCAGTGGATGGGAAGAATTGGGCCCAGGGATTCCTTGAAAGCTTTTTATAGTTGGTTTTTTGTGGTTAGCTGTTTTAGAACTTAAGCATGGCTGAACCTTTGATACTTCAATCCTTATTAGAGTTAATATGCAATATCTAGTGGATAATTAAGGAGAAATTTTGATAAGGTAACTTAATTCATAATATGTTTCTCATTCTCATTTTCAAAGTGTTCTATTGAACTTTTAGAATCCATACTATTGTATTTAGAAGGTTGCTTCTGAGCTTGGGTGTTCTGCATTTTGTACATGTCATAAAATGAAGTTGAATTTAGTACTTTTCTTTTGTTCCTGATTTAATGAGGCTTCCTCTGGTGTTCTTTTTAATGCTGTTAGTGGATCTTCTTAATTCCTCAGCTGTAATTCAATCCCTTTTCTGTTCATAAAACTTCTTCCCACTGAATATTATAGAGACCATTGAGTGCCTTCTTATTTAACAGTTCGTCTGTAGGATAGAATTGCATGGAagttgttaaatttgggtcaggcctaactcactccaaaagctagctcaaggggacaccccctcacgcccagaatttttactggtgcgtggcacatttatggggcgcccaacatcggatggagaggctctgataccatgttaaatttgggtcaggcctaactcaccccaaaagctagctcaagggagaGGAGTACCTATgactcatataaggggcacattacccctttccacaaccgatgtgggattcaacagaaGTCATTGCTTAATGTTAATTGTAGTATTCCAACCTTGTCAAAGTTCACTAGTTTAGGATACTCGTTTCTCCGATGTTGGAATATATAATTAATGGTGAAATTCTGAGCAAagttatttaactaaaattcatCAGCAAGTACACTTTTTCTTTCCAACTATTCAGCAGCTTAACAGTAATTACCAGTAAGATTGCTTGACGAAATGATGCTATtgaaggtaaaaaaaaaaaagttgctgTAAACATGCAGGCTCATTAGATTGAGTTTTCTATTTTCTGACTGCAGGCAGGCTTCATTCAGATTTTCATTTTCAGTTTCTGCTCTTTGTCCTGAATTGTAAAACATTAACATCACTGCAAACAGAGTTTTCAAGGTTCGTAAGAGATCAAGGAGAAATGTTTGTGGGAGGGGTGAAAGATTTTATTAGTTACTTTGATTTCCTTCATTAGGCCCAAACATGTTCAGAGTGCAATTTCAATTGAAGTTTTACAGTCCATTGTTTTAGATTGTAAGTTTCAAATCAAAGATCTGttattttcaaaaagaaaaaaaaaaaaaagaaaagagaagaatcaGAGTGACAATGTAGATGCATCAGTTTGTTTTTAAGATGCTGTGCTTACAGTACAGCTTCATTGAAGTGGTCAAAAGCAAATCTACAAGGAACAAGGGAGAGTGGTGCATTTTTAGTACATCAGGAGTGCTACAAGGGACCCACTACTGGTTTGCGGACTTGATATATGCTTAATACTGACCTTGCATTAAACCAGCCATTTTGTTTCATTTCATGTGGTCCATACTATGCATGAACAAAGTTGAAGCTCACTCATTTTATTCCTGAGTGGAATGGCGTCTGGTGCTACGATATTTCTGAACTTAGAAAACCACTTTTCAGAAAACTACAGCTGTTATTGCTAGTTTTGATCCATTGCCTGTGGCAAATGTTTTGAATGGAAATTTGTCCTTTATATTTTTGCCTACTTTCCTCTTCATCCATGTTGAATAGTGGTTTCATGGTCTCTTATTGCCTTTGCTCTTTCAGAAATGGAGTTTCAAATCATGTCCTTATATTGGTTTCAATATTTAGCACGACTCCTAAGGTGTTTGGTAAAGTGGCTTTGTTGACTTGCATGCATTGGGAAGGCTAAAATGCTTCATCTGTGTAAATTTTCCAAGTGCTGTATTATTTAACTGATGTAGAAAATTTATAATCCAATTATGGGTAGTTGATTCGAGATTAACTCATTTAGTTTGTTCTGAGAACCATATTTTGATAATAGATTAGGCTTTGAGAGTTAATGTACTGTCAAATCTtgaaaacattacataaagGATTTTGAGTATTTTGCTTATATGATGTAAAATGGAGTTGCATGGACATATAATTGATTGGTATTTATACTCGCTCTGTTTTCTGTTTTGTTGATTGCATGCCTAGTCTCAGATCGTAATATTTTAGCAACTGATGCTTTTCATCTGTTTTCTTCTTTTGTATTCCCTTGTCTAATAAGGAGATTATTTTAAGATTGCTTTATAGCTGCAGGTTGGTAATTTCTCAATGCAGGAAAAAAAGGACATAATTTACAGGTATTATGGATCAATCCAAAATGtaaattttttctgattaacCTTTGGTTTTCACCCTTCTTCACTTTTTCTGATCTTAACTGCAGGTCTTTCACATAATTTGTTAAGAATTTGAGGATTCCATTTGACTTTTGTGCTCAGTTTATGGTCATAGGAGCATCTTCTGCTCACTTTCTTTACATGAAAAAAATTGATGGCCACCACTGTCAAGGCTCAAGAGTTCATCATAAACTCCAGCAGTCTAGCATGATATTTTAAGGTTAGTTCATTCTTTCTAGTAATTACTACCTTAAGTCTTAAGATTGATATTACTGATCATTCAACGGATATTGTCGGATTTTTCTTCTCTCATATTTTCTATAAGTTTGAGTTAAACGgatgaaaattttattgaattactAGTTAGGCCAAGTCAAAACTAAAAATAGCTGCTAACAGATGCACATACAACTGATATGCATGTGAAACAGGCAAACACTCAATACACAACAATGCCCTTGGAATGTTATTTTTATCGCCACAATGTTCTTAGTATATGGATTCTCTTGATAATGGATATGTACAAATTTAGAAAAAGTTTCCAGACACTTGTAGATTTGTCAGGGATGTCATTGGATAATGATCTTGAATTGGATTTTTCATTTATAGATTTGACAAGGATATTTTTTATCTATCTGGATCTGTATTGGACTTTTCAAATAGAAAAATGTCACTAGCGCTTGGTCTGGCAACTTGGTCTATATAACGTTAGCTAGTCAAACCAGCCATTAAAGAATGGTCCCAACTTTGATAACACTAGGTGGTGGtgcttaatttcattttttgagGCATGGACTATTTTAAGTCTCGGACTATTTTCAAAGTCTCTATGTAAAACCTTTGAATGATGATTTCTGATTGCGTGGTTGTGTGCTGTGGCCTTCTTTCCTGTGTCCACTTGGGCAGTATGACGTGATTTTATTTGTTTCCGCTGGTCATTCTAATGTGTATGATACACTTGCTTATGCTACTCCATTCTTCCCACAAACACTCATTTTTTATCTACCCTAAATTATaagctattttcttttttagaagATGCTATATTTATTAGTTCTTGTTTAGGTTTCCTTTGTTTGCGGAAAATAACTTGCTTGTGGAAAAGatttttggtgaaaaacattttccacaatatttttcatggaaaatatttttcaaaaaaataacttattttcatttttattgtaatttaaaaataaaaaatattaataaatacatatataacagTGTTAATAAGATTCATAAAGTCTAGAAAAtgactttttattttctctagaggaagttattttttttaaaaatgactatattttatcttTGACCAGTAAAGTATTTTCTATTGACTGATTTTCTTGAGTGCACAAACGTTTACATCCTGTGAAATAAATGGAGGCCTAATgcactaaaaaaataaagtttattaatttcaagaataatttattatgagttatttaatttttaaattgagcAATATAAATAGAATGTATCGTAGGAAAAAgcaaaatttatttctttaaacTATATTCCATAAACATACTTTTGTGGGACGAAAGTAACATTTTTTTTTGGAggttatttgaataataaatattcaCTGGAATTGAAGGTTTGAACATACTCTTTTCTGACATTTTACTATCATGCTTCAAAAATCTGGTAAACTTGATATGGTTCCCTGGGCTTTCTAATGTTATAAAACAATATATGAGAGagaggggagagagagagagaaagagagagagagagagagagcattaTGTGAGAGTTAAGGAAGCAGGATAGAAAAAGATACAATTAAAGAGTGAGAACGTGCACAAGAAAGAGTCGTAGAGAAGGTTTCTTACCAAAATAGAGAATGGCCCCAGAAAGGTGGCATTTATCGAGTAATGAGAAAAGCTAGTGAAAAGGAAAGCAAAAGAAAAGATTGAACAATAGAGGTGAAGGTGGAATTAAATTTGTATTTATCATCTGACGTAATACCCTTATTATTCTCAACTGTCTCAATTACTCTTgcatttatttgtttttaataGTCATTCAATCTTATATAGTCCCTCTTTTTTCAATGCTCGAACTACCCAACGTCCCCTCTTTAACCTCTTCTTCATTTACTTAATTACCGTTAATATTTTCCCCTCAACTAAAATTCTTTTGCCCTATCTGTATTACCCTATTTATCCTTAAATagcatattataattattttcttctttctgtTAAAATAATTCATTACAACAATATATCTTGTGCTTATCTGCCCTTCTGACCGTTACAATGTTCGTCTGTAACTCTGTATTGCATAACCAGGGAATCTGTTCATAGCCTTGTCACTTACCCTATGTGCTTCTACAGATTTTGAGGTTCCAAATTCATTTTTTGAATTGAAACAGAAAAACCAAGAGCATTTTCCTGATCATGTGTTTGTTgcttgttgattaggatattctTTGCACTGATGTTGTTTCATGTATTCTCCATTCTAGTTTAGCTCTTAATCTTTTGTTATTAGCATATAATCTTTCATTAGGTGGAGATAAGCATATGGTGGTAACTGTGGGGCATGAGTTGTCCCACTGTCATCTTCTAAAACTGTTCTTCAAGTACAAAAGTATCTTATTTCCAGTTATAGATTTACCCATCCCATGACTATGCATATTAAATTGATTGATTATTTATTCTCCCATTATTTTAGATGACATGGGCATTGCTGCACTGCCTGGTAATTATGAACGTGGCATTTTCTGATTGGAAGTGAgataaaataaacttaaaatgcaaaaggctaatattaaaaaaaaaaaactgcacAGGATAAAATCATAAAGTACCTAACATTCATAGGAATATTTGGCTGCTGCAAGGAACACGATTACATTGTCTTCTGCAAAAGAGGGAAGAAAGCTGAAACGAAAAAAAACACGCAGATACTACCTCTAAGTCCAAACAGCTCCTATTCTTTGTTCTATGACTAGAAAAAggttagaaataaaatatatgagagAAAGAGGGATAGAGGATATAGTGCTACTTGGGCTCCAAGCCCCTTCTAAATTTCTCCATTTCCTGCAGTATTCTTGCAAGGAATGGAGATGCAAAAAACTGGAGCCCAAGTAGCACTACCTGGAGAATATAGGAAAGTTTACTAGTCCTAATAGCAGCAGAATCAGCAGAAGGAAGCCCTATAATGTTTTTCAACTGTTCTTGGACTGCACAGTGTTGTTATGCAGGAAATCAAGCAACACAGTACTCTTGCATTTGGGGCATTTAGGGTCATCCTCTGAGAGCATCACATACATGAGGCACCTAGGGCATCCCACAAGCACCATCGAAGTAGCCTCAGGGCTGTTAGATTCTGGTTCTGGGTTCGTTTCTGATGACACACATGAGCTTGGTGGTGATGTTGGTGACACTGTCGCTGATCGGCTTGGTGACTCCACTATAGGGTTAGCCCTTGGTGGTGATAGGTTCAGCTTCAGGTCGAGCTTGGGTGCGTTGCCATTTCTTTGGCTCATCTTTGGCGTGCTTTGTTAGTATATTTCACCTGTCTGAAAACAGAACCAACAGAGTTAAATTAGCAACTAAACGCTCTAACAGAACACAACAGATAAGATACAGACATAGTTCAAACATGGTCATGAATAATACCTTCGGTTCAGGAACTTCAGCCAACCTAAGGGCAGAGAAGAGGACGCTTCTAATTCAAATATAGGGGGAAGAAGAGACTTTAATATTATGAAAAAGATCAAGGGTGAGAAGGAGACTAGTGGCTAGGCTTGAATCATGACCAACAACTCTAGCACCATGAAAATGATCTTGGTGTCGGTGGGTTTCAACCTGTAAGACCATTATATATAAGGAAAATGAAGGGAGAGAGATGGGGTTTTCTTTAAAGCTTAAATTAATTATGGGGGAGAGGTGGAGGgtgtaaagagagagagaattgaattgaattgaagtATTGGTGGAAGAAGGCTGTTAATTGAGGCCAGGAAATGTATTAATGAATTGAAAAATCCCAAGGAGTATGCAGAAGTGGGAAAATTGGAGTAAATATCGCAATTACAAATTGCAGCAATCCTTCATTCATTGCTTTTAGGGAGGAGGGTTGGTGTTTTAAAGTCTTTGAGAGCAATGTAGCACATAAAAGGGTGAGTCTAATATAAGCTCAATCTCAGACGTGAACgagcttatatatatatatatatattaaatttaatatttttattgagatttatatataactaattaaattttatacaaaTATGTTATCATTAGATTGTGAAACTTATTCTCATATGATGTAGAGTTCTCCATAATCTTACGCCACAGAGAAAATCCCTGGCTTTTAAGGTATTTTTAGCTAAAAAtatggtcttttttttttttttctagaaataatctttatatatatgtatataaattgAAACTAGCACCACCTAAGAATTTAATAGAAACCGCCAGGAAAATAAATGTCAACTAAATAAAAGTAACCATGACAGATAAACACAATTTAAATACCCAACAGCACACAAAGAAATTGAAATCGAACAGCACCGGAAAAATTTAAATGGCAACACTCAAATATTACATAGGAAACAACAACAGATTAATATTTGAAGCAAGTGGAAGAGCAAATGTTCTCTGTTCTAGATAAAAGAAAGAAGTTGGTAAATGTCTATAACATCCTTGTATTTCTTCTTAATATCATTTACCCTTGCTGGTTTGTAGTCGACTGGGTAATAGCTTATGTGTCATGCTtcatctattttatttattttttccataattattattattatactcCTTCCTAttgtctcataatttttatttattttttttactatctCAAAATCATTgttcatttttatcttttatatatagttaatatataaattcactattataatcctatttaattttatcttattttaaaaataacttcttattaattaaattatcgtttagtatttaataaaatttaatatttttaagaataatataattaaaaaactaataaaaaatgttatttttctttaaaaaagtaaaatagataaaaattatggaatgAGTAATTATTAAGGAGAATTATTATAAAGTccctaaatttttagaaaattcattaatttatttctattttaaatcaATCAATTAAACTATTTCTGTATTTTGTAAAATCAAATTGTTTTAGTCTGTCTGTAAAAAAAATGTTAATCAACTTATTCTAAACTtggttaaagaaat
Proteins encoded in this region:
- the LOC122724543 gene encoding protein GL2-INTERACTING REPRESSOR 1-like; amino-acid sequence: MSQRNGNAPKLDLKLNLSPPRANPIVESPSRSATVSPTSPPSSCVSSETNPEPESNSPEATSMVLVGCPRCLMYVMLSEDDPKCPKCKSTVLLDFLHNNTVQSKNS